From one Leguminivora glycinivorella isolate SPB_JAAS2020 chromosome 5, LegGlyc_1.1, whole genome shotgun sequence genomic stretch:
- the LOC125226539 gene encoding uncharacterized protein LOC125226539: protein MDICDTKPMEMSSPNVSGSRINADITLELVSDPVPMGLCDTEQIEISSLNAVSGKNIDIPLELSIETTPPILEVTDMKSNVDCAESKSHSNNKLAPSFNAKLGYKTSASSNSQFVPKISRGRHELNRFKNISPRKNIMTTLHCYITLIKMTLYEDFCRNKEVKP from the exons ATGGATATATGTGATACCAAACCAATGGAAATGTCCAGTCCGAATGTATCGGGCTCACGGATAAACGCTGATATCACCTTGGAAttg gtGAGTGATCCAGTGCCTATGGGTTTGTGTGATACAGAACAAATAGAAATATCCAGTCTGAATGCAGTCTCCGGAAAAAATATTGATATCCCCTTGGAATTG TCAATTGAGACAACGCCACCTATATTGGAAGTCACGGATATGAAGTCAAATGTCGACTGTGCCGAGTCTAAATCACATTCCAATAATAAACTG GCACCAAGCTTTAATGCAAAACTAGGATACAAGACGTCAGCATCTTCAAACAGTCAATTTGTACCAAAAATTTCAAGAGGGCGGCATGAATTAAATAGATTTAAAAACATTTCCCCACGAAAAAATATTATGACTACATTACACTGTTACATAACATTAATCAAAATGACATTATACGAAGATTTTTGCAGAAACAAGGAGGTGAAGCCCTAA